GACAAATTGAATCGTCCAACGAATGACAAGCGGTTTACATCGGCAATAATCATCAACCttattgacaattttttttaagtggatAAGCGTCAATATTGAGTAGACTGTTAAAGTGTGAATGaatagttaaaaaataaattcttgaTAATTTTcgccatttattatttttaaaaatgacagacCTTTACGGGTGATTTTACAGCAATTATATGATCATAAATTGTACAATTAAATTAACCTTCATCAGTAAACAGTAAATCCTCGTTGAGGTCAAAGTTATTAAGAAGTCTATCTCAACATATTTCATGGTCGTCATTAAGCACTGCCAGTCTTTCAAGGAGCTTCTTGGTTGAGTATACGAAATCAGATTGTCAAAAGAGTTTGTGAAAGACACAGGAAGGCACCTGAAATTTGAAGAATGGGGGAAAGAAAAGTAGAAAAAGTTGGCCCGCTGAGAGCGCAAAGTTTGTGACCTGACTCCTTCCTAGATGGGCTCGTCTGACTCCTCGCTCTCCTGCTCCTTGTGCAAGGAGGACAGCGTGAGGACGGGCCCGCCGGGTGAGCCCGGCGAGTCGGTGGGCGAGGAGGTAGACGGGGACGCCGGCTCGCGCGTGCTGGCCGAGTCGCCTCCGCTGGGCGAGGACGGGGCGTTGCGGGCGGGCATCCCTCGGGGATTGTCCTCCCTCGCCGGCTCCCCGTCCCTCCTGCTCCCTTCACCCCAAAGGTTCCGGTCCCACGTGGGTGAGGCAGGGTTGGAGGAAGGAGGCTGGTGCTTGCTTTTCCTGCTGGCGTCCCGGAAGCTGGCCAACGGTGGGCGGAGCCTCACGCCGCTCCGAGTCGAGCCCTCGATGGCTTTCTGTAACTGGGAGCACAGAAGAAGACACTCAATTCTCATTAAATCACTGAGAGTAAAAAACACAGCTAAgtaaacaggaaaaaaaataaacgccTTACCTCTTTGAGTGCAACCACACCCACCAGCTTGCCAATACTGGTGACGTAGGCGTGACTCAGACCCAGCAGAGAGAACAGAGTGTGGGTCTGAGTAATAACagaaaggaggaagaggaggaggggggggcgtCGTCCAGTCAGCATTAAACGTATTGGAATGTGACAGCATTCTGCTTGCGTGGCTGCTCTTTAGCACGTCCCTTACACTTACCATGGATTTGAAAACAGGTCAAATGGCAAAGGTTGCGATACATAATGTATATATGTTGCGTGCGTGAAATTCTTCTCCCAGATTTGAACTTGAACCTGCGCTGTCGCTTACCTTGTGCAAAGACGTTCTTTCCACCAGCTGGAAAGGGGAGGGGTCGATGCGAATCTGCTCCATATCCATTGGCTTGTCCATCTGGGCCTCCTCCCAGGCTTTGATCTGCGCAATGACAGGGCCGCAATGATCGTACGTTAACCTGACTGATTATCTGATGATGCTGAGCGGCGGCGACGCTGCTGTACCTCCTCTGGTGACATGGTGTCAGCTAATGTAGGGGGAGCTGTTTCctgaatggatgaataaaatgatgaaTGTTGAGTAAGCCGCCATCTTGGACATTATCAGTCCCTCACATCACATGAGCAAAACGGCAAGAGGGCGACGTACCTGTACGTCGGTCTGTCCGgtcgacgacgacgacgaggagAAGAGTCTCTGGAAGGTCTTTCGGACAGAAGGCGTTTTGCGCTTGTCTGAAGTGAAAATGTTAAACGATGGATCTAAACCATGATTCAATTATGAAAGTAGTTgtcaattaatttgataattgaTTATTTAATTCCAAAACACGTTGGGATTACGGGAGGAAACGGCCTTTGCTTCTTTACCTGTGCTTGTGTGATTGCTGGAAGGCTCCTGAGTTTTAGGCGATGGGACGGGCCCATTGCATTCGTCCATCACCGGCGCAGTCTGAAATGGAAACACGTGTTTACGTCCATCTGCATTGCAGAGCGCCGTTGCTGTAGCACGCCACATTCATCATCCTCACCTTGTCCACGCCGTCGTTAGCGCCTTCCTCGTCCACGAAGCTAAACGACTCCCAGCTGAGTTTGGAAAATTGGCCCGGTGAACTCTGAGCTGTCTCAAAGACCCGCCTGGCTGGCGAGAGCCACCAGTCGATGGCGGCTTGGAGCTCCATCCTCTCGATGGAGCCCAGAAGAATCATGGATTCTTTGCAGGCAAATAAAGGAACGGTGAGGCCTCGTGTGCATGGATGGCATTGTCGTCTGAAGTTTTTAGCTCTTCTAACCTTTGGTGTCAACGAGGGGGATGGTTTTTAGCGCCGTCGTGTCCAGCAGATCATTCAGTTCCCGATAGGTGGTGTGAGACGACAAGAACTTGACCTTGCGCACCATGATGTCCTCCACAAAGATGTTGTACTTGCTAAAGAAACACACCGGACATCACTGAAGGGGACCGTCCTTTCGGGATCATGACATCCGGGTTCCCGCTTTACCTGATGTGTCCGAGGGCCAGCTCAGGCAAGTACGGCAGCTTCTTCACCTGGATGATGGAGTCGTAGAGCGAAGGCTGCAGACCCTGGGCCACCATGTTGGCCAGGATGACTGCCACCATCATGGGCAGGATGTGGGAGATCTGACCCGTCAGCTCGAAGCAGATCACCGCCGTGGAAACTGTGTGAGTCACCGCTCCCGTCATGGCGGCCGCGCCTGGGAAGGGAAAAGAGGAGAGTTTGGTGTCACGCATCTGTGAACCGATAACTCGtcgattatcaaattaatcagaTTGCGGAAGGCCTGCGACTGACCGATGACGGCGTAGCCTCCCGGCAGGATTCGATACACGATCCCGTCAAACAGGATTCCATTTGGGAAGAGAGTGGCCATGATCTCCCCTACCAGGCGACCAAAAGCAGCTCCTACAGCAGCGAGATAAGACGCGCTGTTGAAGAAGCTGCTCGAGGTCAGCAGCCGGCGATGTTCGcataactacaaaaaaaatcctcttacCTAATATGAACACTGGCATGAAGGCACCCGAGGGGATGGGCATGGTGGTGGAAACCGCTGACATCCAAAACTGCAAACGAGAGCGCCTGCATTTTATTgcgcaagtgtacctaatgttgtgtcctgtttgcgtgtgtgcggCTGCTCACCTTCATGacgagaaagaggaggaggatgatgaaGACGCTGACCTGAGGGTGAAGCCACACGGCCGAGCGGCCCAGGCCGGGCGGAGGGGCGGATGTTGAGATTTTGGTCCAGGTGAAGTTGTCGAACAAGGAGTTGATGCACTCTCTGGGCATGAGCTGCCACGGACACGGGAGAGCGCAAGATGACGCTTGCATGTAAAACTCCAAAAGTCATCTCACAGAAAGGTTGAATTCAATCAAAATGCAGAAGAGCGCTGCATTTTATCATTGCTCATGTCGCCACAGGCCAAACTTGGCAAACGACATGACAAAAGTAAAATGACGTCATAGTATACAGCATGCTAAAACTACAAAATGAAAGCTGGAGAAAACAGTCATCCCTCCatgatatttttttagataCATGCTGTATCTAATACATCCTCACCTCGCCAGCCATAAACTGTCCGAATCCAGGAGGGAACGTGAAGGTGGCGATGATAAACGTGACTGCGCCTGGATAGATCAACCGACTGGACACAAgcacataaaaacaataacgTTGGACTAAAacggaaaaacacacacacggttcTACCCGCCTCCCTAATGGCGGCGATGAGTGCTTCCAGATTGTCGGGCCGCAGGGGAGCAGACATTGAGCGAATACCTTGCCAAAAGGTTATTAAAGCTCTCCTGCTTTGCGCCACCATGACACCGATGAGCTCAAAGAGGAGAGCCGCACTAAATAACGTCGGCAGAtgttcaagtgtgtgtgtgtgtgtgtgtgtactcacTGCTTCGTCAGAAAGCGCGTGAGCGCCGTGGGTCTTCTCATGAAGAGAACCACCTGTCGGTTCAAGTAGACAAAGAAGGCCCCCAGGAAGCCGCACGAGATTCTGAAAGTCAAGAGACGAATCCCTCAAATAGGTTTTCATTTAATTGCACAGGCCGACGCATTACCCGATGATTGCGAACGCCGGCAGCTCCTGGAGGTCAAAGGGGAAATCCTTGCGGAAGTTGGTTTTGAAGAGAGCAGTGATTGTGACTGTCGGAggagaaacaaacacacacatgcgcacacacacacacaaaacaaaaaacaatgtcaGTTGAAGCGTATTTTTTCCTGCAGGAGGAAATAATTCAATCGCATACGGTCTGGGCTACTAATTCATTACATAACCAAATCAGATCGCTCAGATTTCATTCCTCATCTGCTCACCAGCCCTCAAGGTCACATTTTTCATGTTATCTGGGAATGGCTTTAATGTGATATAATAATTCAAATAGTAGTTGTCAGGTCCTATATTTCAACTGGATTTAGTATTCCCATGCAATTTGGACTTTTGACATTAAGCTCTGTGAGAATCCGTTGAGAAATTAAGTCAAATAtcctccaaaaataaaacggcTTGGATGTGAATAGAAGCATTTTACTGACATTTTTGGAGTTAAATAttcacaaaaaatacatttgcaaattatttaatttgttaaataaataatttccaggaaaaaaaagaatctgagTTTTCATGGCTTAATTAGCACATTCATTATTTGTGACACAAGTgtagactgtgtgtgtgtgtcctggcTCTTCTCTCCGTCTTGTGCTCACCTGCTCCTGGTCGTCCTCACCTTATATCCGATGACCTCATGTATTTAACCTCGTGTCTTGTTCTGTCTCTGCGCCAGTTTGTTTCGGAATTATTTCTTGTTCACGCCTCAGACCCAATTAATTGAGTCTTGCATTCGGGTCCTACCTCACATCATGTTCATAACACGTTCCGCTTTGATGTCACACACATCCAATtcatgatccaaaacataccACAACGTGTAATACCTAGATGCTGAAAAGATGGAAATCTACACTCCATCTGACACTTGATGGTTTGATCTCATCATGTTGGTGGTGTAAGACGGCAACTCGTTGATTGTCCAATTACTTTTGCAATTCCAATTACTTTTGGGCGACGATGCAAACACACTGCGGTACGGACTTTGCTGTCACAAGCGGCTACTTTCTATAAAAAGTAGCCAGCGCTGCAGTATTtccagtgtgtgtttgagagTGTGTGAAGTGTGTCTCACCAGCATCTTTGTTCCACACAGAGAGCACCCTGAATATGAAGGCGCTGAATGTGGCGGCAAAATATCCCCGCCAGTAATTCCTCACTGCAAAGTAGGTAGACGTGACCTCAATACTGAACAACACCcctggtggtggaggaggagaggaaaagGGACGAAAGGAGGGATGGAGGAGAGAAGAGCGAGAAGGATTAGAGGGAAAACATGAGGGAAGAATTGGTCAACGAGGGAGACGATGTGAAGGGTGTAGAGAAATGAGTTCAAATATGCTGAGGGagacaaaaaacacttggAGTTGAGGGTATGATCATACTCAACAGAAGGGCCACTAAAACACACAAGTGCACTCTTATTAAGTATAGACACCAGGCACGTATTAGTGACTTGACTTAAAGTTAATActgtggtgccttgagatacaagtgacCCGACTTGcgagtttttgttgttgttgctttgacTAGTGAATACGTTTCCAAACTGAGGCTTCAAGCTTGCTGTTGAAATTTACTCTAAAACTAAACATGAAATAAGGAAAAAGCCACATGGCTCTGCCTTGTGGAAGTACgcttagcttaatgctaacacacaatgcaaaacgccaTTGACATGTATTGTTAGAATCAATAGTCGTTGTTTTACTAGAAACAAATACTTGAACAGAAACGGATGAATAACACATGTAGTCAgataatataacaatactcaTAGGCCTATATATATCTTTATCATCTATGAAAATTGACTAATATTACAGCAGCTTGGTAGGTATCTTACGGTGGTAGTAGAAGAAGAATTTCTTGTCCTCTTTATATTTGCGTGAATGTATTATACTGCCTCCTGGTGGCCAAATAGGACACGTCTTTTTTAATGTTCTCTATTTTTCAAACGTGTGATttaattataaaaacaaaaatgatttatttatgtattttaaaaaagcagcaaaaagaGCTTCGAAAGCTGTGGTGGACGgagggggtggtggtggtagtgAGGGGTGCAAAGTTGTACAGTACCTCCTAGTGGAGTGCCGAAACAGCATCCCACCCCGACAGCACAGCCAACAGTCAGAATATCTGTGTAACCGTAAGGGTTCTACTGACACAGACAACAGGAGGGTGGGGAGGAGGGAAAAGGggttcgggggggggggggggggggtgattggTTGATGggacagagagacagaaaaaCAGGTGAAGGCAGAGAGGAGAGGATGGGAGGGCAGATGGGGTGATGTGACAGTGGGGAAGCAAAATTGGATaaagtgaataaataatgttCAATGGATTTTTGCAAGAGGTGGTAATAAAGGTGTGAGGAAACATCACAACTCAGCTGGAGGGCATAATAAAAGCGAGGAAGCGCATGCATTCGGAAAAAATGGATGCTTCAGTATTTGGTCAAACGTTTCAGGACGCGTCATCTAAACATTAATTCTGATGTTTTAGGTCCATTTTGAGGTCATCCATGTGGGACTTGCCTCCCACTGGAGCAGCAAAACAAGTGGCCACCCCCacagcacacgcacacaccaacaGGTCCCGGTTATGGGTGCCATTCTAGGGTTCAAAGGTCAGTAGGAAGTGGGGAAGCACGAGGAGGGGGCAAAGCAGTtgggatgaatgaatgagagaGCAAAAGGGGCGGGGACAAATAGGTCATGAAAGGTCAACATGATTACACATTAGCATCACGCTATTAATACGATGAGACGCAAAGAGACAAGGTGTTTTTTAttagggggggggcaaaacaaaagcatcaaaTGCACGGTGGGTACCGTggatgggagaaaaaaaacacttttcccattttcttttcaaattagACCGATGGGCTGATTATTAATAGATCATCCACTGAATTGGAAAATATCAAGTCAAGATACATTGGCgttgtttcaaatgtttttttcagggTCACCAAAATGGGAAGAGTTTAACAACATTTAGGATGGAACGGGGGAAACGGCACTTTTGCCTGAGGCTTCATCTTACCTCATAGACGCCAGAGAAGATGGACATGAAGCGACTCAGCACTGCAGCACAGATACTGGCGATGTGGACGAATGGACCCTGAGGGAGGATGACAGACACGTACAAAACACTGACGATGGCGTGTAAAACATCCGTGTCTGAAATGGGTCGCGTGgtatcgaaacacatcaatcaGGGCCTAATTGCCGGGCTGAGATAGCCTTCGCCGCAACTATGCCGGGGTGGATGGGGGGGACTAATGCACTCCTTGGAGGACTTGAATAATCAGCGAGGGGAGGCAGGGCAGGACAATAAGACAGCTGATGATTTATTATCTTCTGAACTCATGGTAAAAGTAGATAGAGTGGGAGAGGAATGAGGGGAGAGTAAAAAGTGA
This DNA window, taken from Syngnathus acus chromosome 16, fSynAcu1.2, whole genome shotgun sequence, encodes the following:
- the clcn1b gene encoding chloride channel protein 1 isoform X1, which encodes MLERVQKVSCRGALGNMRQRTNTVETVPNTDELPLYGEYREQLGNFARREAARLLTERQWQRQAEENNAVAGKGAGRRHQHPVILESHLSHSSSTKKPRPYSKCQDCLVRAQRYIVNKIGEDWIFLVLLGLTMALVSWSMDYASAKSLQAYKWMHGELKGNVALQYLAWISYPMILVMFASLFCHLVSPQAIGSGIPELKTILRGVVLKEYLTLKAFVAKVIGLTAGLGSGMPVGKEGPFVHIASICAAVLSRFMSIFSGVYENPYGYTDILTVGCAVGVGCCFGTPLGGVLFSIEVTSTYFAVRNYWRGYFAATFSAFIFRVLSVWNKDAVTITALFKTNFRKDFPFDLQELPAFAIIGISCGFLGAFFVYLNRQVVLFMRRPTALTRFLTKHRLIYPGAVTFIIATFTFPPGFGQFMAGELMPRECINSLFDNFTWTKISTSAPPPGLGRSAVWLHPQVSVFIILLLFLVMKFWMSAVSTTMPIPSGAFMPVFILGAAFGRLVGEIMATLFPNGILFDGIVYRILPGGYAVIGAAAMTGAVTHTVSTAVICFELTGQISHILPMMVAVILANMVAQGLQPSLYDSIIQVKKLPYLPELALGHISKYNIFVEDIMVRKVKFLSSHTTYRELNDLLDTTALKTIPLVDTKESMILLGSIERMELQAAIDWWLSPARRVFETAQSSPGQFSKLSWESFSFVDEEGANDGVDKTAPVMDECNGPVPSPKTQEPSSNHTSTDKRKTPSVRKTFQRLFSSSSSSTGQTDVQETAPPTLADTMSPEEIKAWEEAQMDKPMDMEQIRIDPSPFQLVERTSLHKTHTLFSLLGLSHAYVTSIGKLVGVVALKELQKAIEGSTRSGVRLRPPLASFRDASRKSKHQPPSSNPASPTWDRNLWGEGSRRDGEPAREDNPRGMPARNAPSSPSGGDSASTREPASPSTSSPTDSPGSPGGPVLTLSSLHKEQESEESDEPI
- the clcn1b gene encoding chloride channel protein 1 isoform X3 produces the protein MPESSDELYGEYREQLGNFARREAARLLTERQWQRQAEENNAVAGKGAGRRHQHPVILESHLSHSSSTKKPRPYSKCQDCLVRAQRYIVNKIGEDWIFLVLLGLTMALVSWSMDYASAKSLQAYKWMHGELKGNVALQYLAWISYPMILVMFASLFCHLVSPQAIGSGIPELKTILRGVVLKEYLTLKAFVAKVIGLTAGLGSGMPVGKEGPFVHIASICAAVLSRFMSIFSGVYENPYGYTDILTVGCAVGVGCCFGTPLGGVLFSIEVTSTYFAVRNYWRGYFAATFSAFIFRVLSVWNKDAVTITALFKTNFRKDFPFDLQELPAFAIIGISCGFLGAFFVYLNRQVVLFMRRPTALTRFLTKHRLIYPGAVTFIIATFTFPPGFGQFMAGELMPRECINSLFDNFTWTKISTSAPPPGLGRSAVWLHPQVSVFIILLLFLVMKFWMSAVSTTMPIPSGAFMPVFILGAAFGRLVGEIMATLFPNGILFDGIVYRILPGGYAVIGAAAMTGAVTHTVSTAVICFELTGQISHILPMMVAVILANMVAQGLQPSLYDSIIQVKKLPYLPELALGHISKYNIFVEDIMVRKVKFLSSHTTYRELNDLLDTTALKTIPLVDTKESMILLGSIERMELQAAIDWWLSPARRVFETAQSSPGQFSKLSWESFSFVDEEGANDGVDKTAPVMDECNGPVPSPKTQEPSSNHTSTDKRKTPSVRKTFQRLFSSSSSSTGQTDVQETAPPTLADTMSPEEIKAWEEAQMDKPMDMEQIRIDPSPFQLVERTSLHKTHTLFSLLGLSHAYVTSIGKLVGVVALKELQKAIEGSTRSGVRLRPPLASFRDASRKSKHQPPSSNPASPTWDRNLWGEGSRRDGEPAREDNPRGMPARNAPSSPSGGDSASTREPASPSTSSPTDSPGSPGGPVLTLSSLHKEQESEESDEPI
- the clcn1b gene encoding chloride channel protein 1 isoform X2; the protein is MATDASQRKALRYQQTLLYGEYREQLGNFARREAARLLTERQWQRQAEENNAVAGKGAGRRHQHPVILESHLSHSSSTKKPRPYSKCQDCLVRAQRYIVNKIGEDWIFLVLLGLTMALVSWSMDYASAKSLQAYKWMHGELKGNVALQYLAWISYPMILVMFASLFCHLVSPQAIGSGIPELKTILRGVVLKEYLTLKAFVAKVIGLTAGLGSGMPVGKEGPFVHIASICAAVLSRFMSIFSGVYENPYGYTDILTVGCAVGVGCCFGTPLGGVLFSIEVTSTYFAVRNYWRGYFAATFSAFIFRVLSVWNKDAVTITALFKTNFRKDFPFDLQELPAFAIIGISCGFLGAFFVYLNRQVVLFMRRPTALTRFLTKHRLIYPGAVTFIIATFTFPPGFGQFMAGELMPRECINSLFDNFTWTKISTSAPPPGLGRSAVWLHPQVSVFIILLLFLVMKFWMSAVSTTMPIPSGAFMPVFILGAAFGRLVGEIMATLFPNGILFDGIVYRILPGGYAVIGAAAMTGAVTHTVSTAVICFELTGQISHILPMMVAVILANMVAQGLQPSLYDSIIQVKKLPYLPELALGHISKYNIFVEDIMVRKVKFLSSHTTYRELNDLLDTTALKTIPLVDTKESMILLGSIERMELQAAIDWWLSPARRVFETAQSSPGQFSKLSWESFSFVDEEGANDGVDKTAPVMDECNGPVPSPKTQEPSSNHTSTDKRKTPSVRKTFQRLFSSSSSSTGQTDVQETAPPTLADTMSPEEIKAWEEAQMDKPMDMEQIRIDPSPFQLVERTSLHKTHTLFSLLGLSHAYVTSIGKLVGVVALKELQKAIEGSTRSGVRLRPPLASFRDASRKSKHQPPSSNPASPTWDRNLWGEGSRRDGEPAREDNPRGMPARNAPSSPSGGDSASTREPASPSTSSPTDSPGSPGGPVLTLSSLHKEQESEESDEPI